One stretch of Terriglobales bacterium DNA includes these proteins:
- the nadA gene encoding quinolinate synthase NadA — protein MSIAAPIVCSLDNYLVLPDHSLDGRIAAAKEALGKQAVILGHHYQRDEVIQFADYTGDSYKLAQEAARSEARTIVFCGVHFMAESADILSRAGQQVILPDLNAGCSMADMAEIGQVEDAWEQFVRLGLTDDSGSGVTPLTYINSAAAIKAFCGQRGGLVCTSSNAAAALRWSFAKAPRAFFLPDQHLGRNTAYAMGIPLDEMAVWDPYQLLGGNTPERLRKARVILWKGHCSVHQRFLPEHVEAVRQKYPGIHVIVHPECRWEVCQKADSMGSTEKIRKTVTEAPAGSSFAVGTEIHLVNRLAKQNPDKIVVTLDDSGCLCTTMFRISPQHLLWALENLNEGNVVNRIEVPAEVKRWARLALDRMLEIH, from the coding sequence ATGTCGATTGCAGCCCCGATTGTCTGCTCCCTGGACAACTATCTCGTCTTGCCGGACCACTCCCTGGACGGTCGCATTGCCGCCGCCAAAGAGGCGCTGGGCAAGCAGGCCGTCATCCTCGGGCATCACTACCAGCGTGACGAGGTCATCCAGTTCGCCGACTACACCGGCGACTCCTACAAGCTGGCCCAGGAGGCGGCCCGTTCCGAGGCCCGCACCATCGTCTTCTGCGGCGTCCACTTCATGGCCGAGAGCGCGGACATCCTCAGCCGCGCCGGCCAGCAGGTCATCCTGCCCGACCTGAATGCTGGCTGCTCCATGGCGGACATGGCCGAGATCGGCCAGGTGGAGGACGCCTGGGAGCAGTTCGTTCGCCTCGGCCTCACCGACGACTCCGGCAGCGGCGTCACGCCGCTCACCTACATCAACTCCGCGGCCGCCATCAAGGCCTTTTGCGGCCAGCGCGGAGGGCTGGTTTGCACTTCTTCGAACGCCGCCGCCGCGCTGCGCTGGTCTTTTGCCAAAGCGCCCCGCGCCTTTTTCCTGCCCGACCAGCACCTGGGACGCAACACCGCCTATGCCATGGGCATCCCGCTGGACGAAATGGCCGTCTGGGATCCCTATCAGCTCCTGGGCGGCAATACCCCCGAGCGCCTGCGTAAGGCTCGCGTCATCCTGTGGAAAGGGCATTGTTCGGTGCACCAGCGCTTCCTGCCGGAGCACGTGGAGGCCGTCCGCCAGAAGTATCCCGGCATTCACGTCATCGTCCACCCCGAATGCCGCTGGGAGGTCTGTCAGAAGGCCGACTCCATGGGTTCGACCGAAAAGATCCGCAAAACCGTCACCGAGGCCCCGGCCGGCTCCAGTTTTGCCGTAGGCACGGAAATCCATTTAGTAAACAGGCTGGCCAAGCAGAACCCGGATAAGATAGTCGTCACGCTGGACGATTCCGGTTGTCTGTGTACCACGATGTTCCGCATTTCGCCCCAGCACTTGCTGTGGGCGCTGGAGAACCTGAACGAAGGCAACGTGGTCAATCGGATCGAGGTTCCGGCGGAAGTAAAGCGCTGGGCGCGCCTGGCGCTGGATCGTATGCTGGAGATCCACTGA